TCATCAAAACAATCTTGAATTAACATCGAATAAGCACAAGCTAATCCGACTTGCCCTAAACCAATAATAATTCCCTTCCGAGGACGTAAAGAGCTAGGATTCTCTGCACTGGGGTTAGATAGTAATATTTTTTCAAACATGATTTTTATTCCAATGGTTTGATTTGGCAATATAGCAAGTTTAGGATAACAAATGGTTAAGACACTCTAAGTTTGGGATAAATTTCCATCTATAAGTGATAGCGAAAAGGGCAAAAGTGAATAGTTTATAGTGAATAGTGAATAGTTGATAATTACTCGTTACTCGTTACTCATTACTTTCTTCTAAAACCTGAAACCTGAAACCTGAAACCCGACACCTTATCACCCTCTCCCCTCATCCCCTCATCTCCCCATCCCTCTACCCAAACACCTGACACCTATCCTTCTCCGATATTCTTAAACCGAACTGAAGTTAATTATTATTCAATGACAACAAAGCCCAAAAAAGTGAGATCATAGGTTTGAATACGTGCGATCGCATCTTTGAGTTGAGAAAAAGAAGTTTGTCTTAATTTAACAACCATAACAATACCTTCTGTTTTCTGAGCAAGTAAACTTAAATCAAAAGATTCAAGGAAAAAAGAACTATTATAAATAGTCAAAGCATAATGTTGTGCAATTTGATCTACTAAATTTTGAGCAACTTCTGAACTTAAATGTAAAGGTTTTTCTGAGAGTGGGATGTAAAGAAGTAATAAGGATGCGATTTTGATGACTATTGGGTAATTGAAAATGGAGATTTGTATAAACCTGAGAAAGTGATATATGTACAGGAGTTATCTTTTGATAAACGTTTTTTGAGTCACGGAAAAAATTTTCTTCTTCAAGGGTAACTTGGTCTTTTTTCTTTTCCTCTAATTCTACTACCCCTAAAATTGGTAAACCAAAAGCATACTCTAAATCACTTGTTTCATGAATTATATCTCTCCTCTTCTCAAGCGCGATCGCAACTAATAACCCTAAAATTGTGCCCAAACCTGTACCAAGTGCCAATTTTTTTTCTGGCTCAGGAGAATATCCCTTCAAATTACCAAATTCATCAATGGCTGTTTGTGGAGGGGACAGAATTTGCCAAGGAATCTGTTTTTGGGCAATTTCCACTCCTAGGGTTTCCCTCTGATTAGTTAATTGATTTAGTATAGTTGTATCTAGTGAAATTTGGCGATCGAGGTCATTATACTCTTTGATGACGCCCGGCATTACTGCTAATTGTGAACCAGTTTGAGTTTGGCTATTTTTTAAAGACTGATAACGAGAAGAAAGAGTATCAATTTGATTTTGTGTTTCAATCAACTTTTGAATTAAAGCTAAACGACTAGAATCCTGATAGGCAAAAACTCTGGGGTTAACATTAGGATCTATTTTATTTTCCTGTAAAACTCTGGTCGTTTCCTTTTCTAATAAATTAGTAATATTATCTTTTTGGTCTTGTAGATTTAATGTATTGGGATGGTTTTCTGTTAACTGTGCTGACTGTTGAGCAATTTGTGTGTCTATAGCTTGTAAATCCAATAACAACCGTTGTCTTTTTGGATCTTGACTAAGAGTAGAGGCACTAAGAGACTCTGCCGGTGTCAAACCTAAATCTTTTTGAAATGTTTTTATCAAGTAAGCAGGTGGATATAAAGGATTATTTTGATTAACTTTTTCTGCTATCTGTTGAAGAATATTGTTGCTCTTGAGAATTCGTAAAATTGTTGGGTAATCAATAGAAAGTAACTCTTCATTAACATTACCACCCGTTCGAGCTAAAGTTGTCGGTTCAGTTAGTTTTTCTGCGGAGGTTACAGGTTCAACTAACATTTTAAAACTACCGGGGTAAATAACAGGATCTGTTTTACTCCATAAAAATGCAGGAACAAAACCAGAAACAGCGAAAGTAAGGATAATTAACCAACGACGCTTAAAAACGTTCAAATAAAATTTTGGCAAACTACCTTTTTTAACCGCTACCACAGAGGCTAATTCATCTTCCGCATTTTCCGTCATTGCAAAGGAACTTGTTGTCTCATCCACCACTGTTTTAACTCAAAATATTCGTATTAAGGATATAAGGGTAAATAAATAATCAATAATATTAGAAAAACTATTATTCTTCACGCTAATTTTCCCTATCAGTTTAACATTCTGATCTCAAACCATGATATTCTGAATTTTACAAACTATTTTTACCTAAACTCTAGCTAAATTAAAAATTATGTCCTCCCCCGGATTTTCCTCTGATAGTGGGCAATATGATGATACTGAGATTGTCACCATCTTTGACGATGAGGGGCGATCTCTCGATTGTTATATTGAGAATGAAATTGAATATGATGGCAAAATATACGTTTTATTAATGCCTATTGATCTAGCCATTGTCATTTTAACGGAAGAAATAGATTCTGAAGATAATGAATATAGCGAAACCGTTATGGTAGAAGATAAAGAAGAACTTGATGGTATCTTTGATGATGCAAAAGCTGTTTTAGGAGAATTAAATTTATATTTGAAGCGTACAGGTTTTATCTTAACTGCTAGTGGAGAATTACCACCTTTAGAAGAAAATAATATTATTAGCTTAGAAATTGAAGAACACACCTCAGAAATAGAACCCGAAGAATTACAGTTTTTAGCAAGTTTTTACTCAGAAGAACAAAAATATAATATTTGCACCCCTTTAAGCCCCATTTTATTCATCGGCGAGAAAGATGGTTTTGGTAAAATCAATATAATACAGTCTCAAGAAGAAGAAGTAAGTT
This is a stretch of genomic DNA from Cyanobacterium aponinum PCC 10605. It encodes these proteins:
- a CDS encoding DUF3727 domain-containing protein, with amino-acid sequence MSSPGFSSDSGQYDDTEIVTIFDDEGRSLDCYIENEIEYDGKIYVLLMPIDLAIVILTEEIDSEDNEYSETVMVEDKEELDGIFDDAKAVLGELNLYLKRTGFILTASGELPPLEENNIISLEIEEHTSEIEPEELQFLASFYSEEQKYNICTPLSPILFIGEKDGFGKINIIQSQEEEVSWILEELLFEDYEDN